A single Clostridia bacterium DNA region contains:
- the glmM gene encoding phosphoglucosamine mutase (catalyzes the conversion of glucosamine-6-phosphate to glucosamine-1-phosphate), giving the protein MEKFEFGTDGVRGIYGKTITDEAAFRLGFALGREGDVLIGADNRPSSPLLVAALAAGVRKGGGTPIFAGLLTTPALYYSLRERSEPFAVMVTASNNPPDHNGLKVFSREGKLEERARRKLEEETARCPFSLSYEAIAPDREIKEAYEAFLLRFAGDLSGVRLAVDLAGGAGFAFKDLLAKTGAEARLLNARERGDAINETCGALFPSVVAKETAAFGASLGFALDGDGDRIAAANERGEVLDGDRIAYVLACKMKEAGRLKRNKIALTVMTNGGILESLSEKGIEAVSCAVGDSAVTATMKAEGLNLGGEQSGHIVLGDLLMTGDGLLVGLALAKIVKEEGSLPDLSGVKVYPQVLRNVPVRDKTRALSPRVREKAETIKTAFEKGRVLVRASGTENLVRVMVEHPSRETAEEAAEELARAIRSEDEK; this is encoded by the coding sequence ATGGAAAAATTCGAATTCGGCACGGACGGCGTGCGTGGGATCTACGGAAAGACGATAACGGACGAGGCGGCGTTTCGCCTCGGATTCGCGCTCGGTAGGGAAGGCGACGTTTTGATCGGAGCGGACAATCGCCCCTCGTCGCCCCTTCTTGTCGCCGCGCTTGCGGCGGGCGTGAGAAAGGGCGGGGGAACTCCGATCTTCGCGGGACTTCTGACGACGCCCGCGCTGTACTATTCCCTGCGAGAGAGGTCGGAACCGTTCGCCGTGATGGTGACGGCGAGCAATAACCCGCCCGATCATAACGGTTTGAAAGTCTTTTCGCGCGAAGGAAAACTCGAAGAGAGGGCGCGAAGAAAGCTCGAAGAAGAGACGGCGCGGTGTCCGTTTTCTCTCTCCTATGAGGCGATCGCGCCCGATAGGGAGATCAAGGAAGCCTACGAAGCTTTTCTTTTGCGCTTCGCGGGCGATCTGTCCGGCGTACGACTCGCGGTCGATCTCGCGGGCGGCGCGGGCTTTGCGTTTAAGGATCTTTTGGCGAAGACGGGCGCGGAAGCGCGCCTTTTGAATGCGCGGGAAAGAGGCGACGCGATCAACGAAACGTGCGGCGCGCTGTTTCCTTCCGTCGTCGCGAAAGAAACCGCGGCGTTCGGCGCGTCGCTCGGATTCGCTTTGGACGGGGATGGGGATCGCATCGCGGCGGCGAACGAAAGAGGAGAGGTCCTCGACGGGGATCGGATTGCGTACGTCCTCGCGTGTAAAATGAAAGAGGCGGGGCGGCTGAAAAGAAATAAGATCGCGCTGACCGTGATGACGAACGGCGGCATTCTCGAAAGCCTGTCCGAAAAAGGAATCGAAGCGGTTTCCTGCGCGGTCGGCGACAGCGCCGTCACGGCGACGATGAAAGCGGAAGGATTGAATCTCGGCGGCGAACAATCGGGGCATATCGTCCTCGGCGACCTTTTAATGACGGGCGACGGGCTCCTCGTCGGGCTCGCGCTCGCGAAGATCGTAAAAGAAGAGGGCTCGCTTCCCGATCTTTCGGGCGTAAAAGTCTATCCGCAGGTTTTGAGAAACGTCCCCGTTCGGGATAAAACGCGCGCGCTTTCCCCGCGCGTCCGCGAAAAAGCCGAAACGATCAAGACCGCTTTCGAAAAGGGGCGCGTCCTCGTCCGCGCGAGCGGAACGGAAAACCTCGTGCGCGTTATGGTCGAGCATCCTTCGCGGGAGACGGCGGAAGAAGCCGCGGAAGAACTCGCGCGAGCGATCCGATCGGAAGACGAAAAATAA
- the glmS gene encoding glutamine--fructose-6-phosphate transaminase (isomerizing) — protein sequence MCGIIGYAGSRSAVGVLIEGLKNLEYRGYDSSGIAVADGTHLFLEKKAGKLENLERSLLKKRVEGKCGIGHTRWATHGAATDENAHPFFSRYAKFAVVHNGIITNYLELARFMRERGVCLSSDTDSEVVAHLIDFYYTGDVLSATLRAVKDLTGSFALGVVSVYEKEVVYGVRKDSPLLAGEGKNGNYICSDLSGISEDCEKYYALSNGEVARITPREIRLFGFDGKERAFRPETTSEFERAFGAKDAESFMLSEIREVPTSLSSVSESYPEEEMKRLLRENFGRFCLIGCGSAYHAALSFKAAMRELCGVRTEDSVASEFLTERWEGGDRPLVIAVSQSGETADTLKAALKAKEKGAKVLCVCNVRSSSLVRLSDAAILTRCGAERAVAATKSYAAQVIALLRLALTYAEISGKMTKTDLERYKEEIFLLPEKAREALKLEKSVAELCLRVKDAKTVFFLGRNADYYAAKEGSLKLKEISYLSSEAYPSGELKHGTLALMEKGVYAFMISTNPALKEKNASSLAEVKARGAQTIVVTNEDRAEDFGADRFLRIPKCPAVFSPAVSCVATQLFSYYIAKYRGCDADKPRNLAKSVTVE from the coding sequence ATGTGTGGGATCATCGGCTACGCGGGAAGTCGGAGCGCCGTCGGCGTCCTGATCGAAGGACTTAAAAATCTCGAATACAGAGGCTACGACAGCAGCGGGATCGCGGTCGCGGACGGGACGCACCTCTTCCTCGAAAAGAAAGCCGGGAAGCTCGAAAATCTCGAACGATCGCTTCTGAAAAAACGCGTCGAGGGAAAATGCGGCATCGGACACACCCGCTGGGCGACGCACGGCGCGGCGACGGACGAAAACGCGCATCCCTTTTTCTCGCGCTATGCGAAATTCGCGGTCGTCCATAACGGGATCATAACCAACTATCTCGAACTCGCGCGCTTTATGCGAGAGAGGGGCGTCTGCCTTTCTTCGGACACGGACAGCGAAGTCGTGGCGCATCTGATCGATTTTTACTACACGGGCGACGTCCTTTCCGCGACCCTTCGCGCCGTCAAAGACCTGACGGGATCGTTCGCGCTCGGCGTCGTCAGCGTCTATGAAAAAGAAGTCGTCTACGGCGTCCGAAAGGATAGTCCTTTGCTCGCGGGCGAAGGAAAAAACGGAAACTATATTTGCTCCGATCTCTCGGGTATCTCCGAAGATTGCGAAAAATATTACGCGCTTTCGAACGGAGAAGTCGCCCGCATTACGCCGCGGGAGATCCGTTTGTTCGGATTCGACGGAAAGGAGCGCGCGTTCCGCCCCGAGACGACGAGCGAATTCGAACGCGCTTTCGGCGCGAAAGACGCGGAATCTTTTATGCTCTCGGAAATCCGCGAAGTCCCGACTTCTCTTTCTTCCGTGTCGGAAAGCTATCCGGAAGAAGAGATGAAACGCCTTTTGCGCGAAAATTTCGGAAGATTTTGCCTGATCGGATGCGGAAGCGCCTATCACGCGGCGCTTTCTTTCAAAGCAGCGATGCGGGAGCTTTGCGGCGTTCGGACGGAAGACTCGGTCGCAAGTGAGTTTTTGACCGAACGCTGGGAGGGCGGCGATCGCCCTCTCGTCATCGCGGTCAGCCAAAGCGGAGAAACGGCGGACACCTTGAAAGCCGCTTTGAAAGCAAAAGAAAAAGGCGCGAAAGTCCTTTGCGTTTGCAACGTTCGATCGTCCTCGCTCGTTCGCCTGTCGGACGCGGCGATCCTGACCCGATGCGGAGCGGAACGCGCCGTAGCCGCCACGAAATCCTACGCGGCGCAAGTGATCGCTCTTCTTCGTCTTGCGTTGACATATGCGGAAATTTCGGGGAAAATGACGAAAACGGATCTCGAACGATATAAAGAGGAAATTTTCCTTCTTCCCGAAAAAGCGCGGGAAGCGTTAAAACTTGAAAAGTCCGTCGCGGAACTTTGCCTCCGCGTAAAAGACGCGAAAACCGTCTTCTTTCTCGGAAGAAACGCGGACTATTACGCGGCGAAAGAGGGGAGTTTGAAACTCAAAGAGATCAGTTATCTTTCTTCCGAAGCCTATCCGTCGGGCGAACTCAAACACGGGACGCTCGCGCTGATGGAAAAAGGCGTTTACGCTTTTATGATCTCGACGAATCCCGCTTTGAAAGAGAAAAACGCGTCCTCCCTCGCCGAAGTTAAGGCGCGCGGCGCGCAGACGATCGTCGTCACGAACGAGGATCGCGCGGAAGATTTCGGCGCAGACCGCTTTCTTCGGATTCCGAAATGCCCCGCCGTCTTTTCTCCCGCCGTGTCTTGCGTCGCGACGCAATTATTCTCGTATTATATCGCGAAGTACAGAGGATGCGACGCGGATAAACCGAGAAATCTCGCGAAGTCCGTCACCGTCGAATAA
- a CDS encoding DUF4037 domain-containing protein translates to MTGLEIAEKYYRTFGEKMLSEEFPELKSIVAVALIGSGSECYGYDDEISKDHDFEPGFTIFLPPEEVVDRKTAFRLERAYAKLPDEFMGLKRNKDVSFDAGRKGVVRAADFFLQKVGNAEGDLSIGEWMAIPEHSLLEATNGKIFTDELGLLTDVRAKLAFFPEDVRLKKLAGCLAAAEQAAGYNYGRLLLRGDAAGAQLAVFEYVKHAMHAAFLLEKKYMPYYKWVFRAFIELPTFASLKEDFESLLTTGNTVGESIEKKSRFRRINAALGEELRRQGLSDYDGLRLDSFAQCVNAKIKDPSLRNEHLLAGA, encoded by the coding sequence ATGACGGGTCTTGAAATCGCGGAAAAGTACTATCGCACGTTCGGAGAAAAGATGCTCTCCGAGGAATTCCCCGAGCTGAAAAGCATCGTCGCGGTCGCGTTGATCGGGAGCGGTTCGGAGTGTTACGGCTATGACGACGAGATCTCCAAGGATCACGATTTCGAGCCGGGCTTTACGATCTTTCTCCCGCCCGAAGAGGTCGTGGATCGAAAGACGGCGTTTCGCTTGGAGAGAGCGTACGCGAAACTTCCGGACGAATTTATGGGGCTGAAACGAAATAAGGACGTTTCCTTCGACGCGGGCAGAAAGGGCGTCGTTCGCGCGGCGGACTTCTTCCTTCAAAAGGTCGGAAACGCGGAAGGAGATCTTTCGATCGGGGAGTGGATGGCGATCCCCGAGCATTCCCTTCTCGAAGCGACGAACGGCAAGATCTTTACGGACGAACTCGGTTTGCTTACCGACGTTCGGGCGAAGCTCGCCTTTTTCCCCGAGGACGTTCGCTTGAAAAAACTGGCAGGCTGTTTGGCGGCGGCGGAACAGGCGGCGGGATATAATTACGGGCGGCTTCTCCTTCGCGGCGACGCGGCGGGCGCGCAACTCGCGGTCTTCGAGTACGTCAAACACGCGATGCACGCGGCATTTTTGCTCGAAAAAAAATATATGCCCTATTATAAATGGGTTTTCCGCGCGTTCATCGAGCTTCCGACGTTCGCTTCGCTCAAAGAGGATTTCGAAAGTCTTTTGACGACGGGAAACACGGTCGGCGAATCGATCGAAAAGAAAAGCCGTTTTCGCAGGATCAACGCCGCGCTCGGCGAAGAACTCCGCAGGCAAGGACTTTCCGATTACGACGGTTTACGTCTCGATTCTTTCGCGCAGTGCGTAAACGCGAAGATCAAAGACCCCTCTCTCAGAAACGAACATCTTTTAGCGGGCGCGTAA
- a CDS encoding tetratricopeptide repeat protein has translation MTEKEFDWDVTDYTDPQCPFCTDGFTSDDVKPIDVRRAIEKLDEYLSRNDFASAERHLAYWIEEAKFGKDERGEFSLREEQMGLFRKLGKKEEAIDAAGRALSLAKKLGIEDSVGAATAFLNAATVYKAFGQAEKGIPLFEKARAIYEEKLEKTDERLAGLYNNFALALVDLRRFGEARALYALALDVIGKKEGGEPEQAITELNLASLAEAENGLDGGAEEIESHLEKAETLLKKEGLKKDGNYAFVAEKCASVFGYYGWFMTESELKAEAERIYGEKK, from the coding sequence ATGACCGAAAAGGAATTCGATTGGGACGTTACCGATTACACCGATCCCCAATGCCCGTTCTGCACGGACGGATTTACGTCGGACGACGTAAAACCGATCGACGTGCGTCGCGCGATCGAGAAACTGGACGAATACCTTTCGCGTAACGATTTCGCGTCCGCGGAGCGTCATTTGGCGTACTGGATCGAGGAAGCGAAATTCGGGAAGGACGAGCGCGGCGAATTCTCCCTCCGCGAAGAGCAGATGGGACTTTTCCGCAAACTCGGCAAGAAAGAAGAGGCGATCGACGCGGCGGGCAGGGCGCTTTCCCTCGCGAAAAAGCTCGGGATCGAGGATTCCGTCGGGGCGGCTACGGCGTTTTTGAACGCGGCGACCGTCTATAAAGCGTTCGGGCAAGCCGAGAAGGGCATCCCCCTCTTTGAAAAGGCGCGGGCGATCTATGAAGAAAAACTCGAAAAGACGGATGAACGTCTCGCGGGGTTATACAATAATTTCGCGCTCGCCCTCGTCGATCTGAGACGGTTTGGGGAAGCGCGCGCCCTGTATGCGCTTGCGCTGGACGTGATCGGAAAAAAGGAAGGCGGCGAACCGGAGCAGGCGATCACCGAGCTCAATCTCGCGTCGCTTGCGGAAGCGGAAAACGGGCTCGACGGAGGCGCGGAAGAGATCGAATCGCACCTCGAAAAAGCGGAAACACTCCTCAAAAAAGAGGGGCTGAAAAAGGACGGAAATTACGCGTTCGTCGCGGAAAAATGCGCGTCCGTTTTCGGATATTACGGGTGGTTTATGACCGAGTCGGAACTCAAAGCCGAAGCGGAAAGAATATACGGAGAGAAGAAATGA